A region of Verrucomicrobiota bacterium DNA encodes the following proteins:
- a CDS encoding integrase — protein sequence MFTNCIEKGYDIRTVQELLGHASVETTQIYTHVMKRPGLGVRSPLDG from the coding sequence CTGTTCACGAATTGCATTGAGAAAGGCTACGACATTCGGACGGTGCAGGAGTTGTTGGGGCACGCGAGCGTGGAGACGACGCAGATTTACACGCACGTGATGAAACGGCCGGGACTGGGCGTGAGAAGTCCGTTGGACGGGTGA
- a CDS encoding AMP-binding protein — protein MERLWRHARQNSPDRTGLAGVRYGRVQLCATAEGTLNKHEREDCGLRTADLGIGRLDQEPTPSSPGRGAGVGCLSESLAYVIYTSGSTGKPKGVMVSHRNLANLFAAMDEVIGTEPGLFVANLSHFGFHSPAHENPFSWRHGQYFGGVRRPLA, from the coding sequence CTGGAGCGGCTATGGCGCCATGCGCGACAAAACTCACCCGACCGCACCGGATTGGCCGGCGTGCGATACGGCAGAGTGCAACTCTGCGCTACGGCGGAAGGCACGCTAAACAAACACGAGCGGGAGGATTGTGGATTGCGGACAGCAGATCTCGGAATCGGAAGACTCGACCAGGAACCCACCCCTTCCTCTCCTGGGAGGGGTGCAGGGGTCGGTTGTCTCTCAGAGAGCCTCGCTTACGTCATTTACACCTCCGGTTCGACTGGCAAACCGAAGGGCGTGATGGTGAGCCATCGTAACTTGGCCAATCTCTTCGCGGCCATGGACGAAGTCATCGGGACCGAACCGGGTCTTTTTGTGGCCAACCTCTCCCATTTTGGGTTTCATAGCCCCGCTCATGAAAATCCTTTTTCTTGGCGGCACGGGCAATATTTCGGCGGAGTGCGCCGCCCTCTTGCATGA
- a CDS encoding cytochrome c3 family protein → MSAPANKTNYVAGEKPQVTLVFKDDAGKPIDHTQLTEANFSAARLLVYGPRARAVPVLTTAVKDGNSKLSVSVTSRQAGPWAINGKTFKIAINGSAPQDIKIVGASNLVTAAEVVASLNTIITNLNGGATASVSGANVNIRTKVLGNDARIEIYNGEVTKAMGWKAPGVVLEPDVTVAAGTYQYNDIRARTSAANNDPMVLWTAAGVTYQLDDVAGLPPGTYSAYAYGVPIAGKIAGLTRTSNLGHRTFQIGTATPEKKIATNCTDCHGDTIFHTTGAIHPAAFDTDQCTACHDYGRVATGEMFKNQGGTSLSGWSGYGAMRDKTHPTAPDWPACDTAECNSALRRKAR, encoded by the coding sequence ATGAGCGCGCCGGCCAACAAGACGAACTATGTCGCCGGCGAGAAACCGCAGGTCACCCTCGTGTTCAAGGACGACGCGGGCAAACCGATCGATCACACGCAGTTGACCGAAGCCAACTTTTCCGCGGCGCGTCTTCTCGTTTATGGACCGCGCGCCCGCGCTGTTCCCGTGCTGACCACAGCAGTCAAAGACGGCAATTCAAAACTGAGCGTCTCGGTGACGAGCCGTCAGGCAGGGCCATGGGCCATCAACGGGAAGACGTTTAAGATCGCTATTAACGGCAGCGCGCCTCAAGACATCAAGATAGTCGGAGCCAGCAATCTCGTGACTGCGGCGGAAGTGGTCGCATCGCTGAACACGATCATCACGAACCTGAACGGCGGCGCCACCGCCTCCGTTTCCGGCGCGAATGTGAATATCAGGACGAAGGTCCTTGGGAACGACGCCCGGATCGAAATCTACAATGGTGAGGTCACGAAGGCCATGGGTTGGAAGGCTCCTGGCGTCGTCTTGGAACCGGATGTCACGGTTGCGGCAGGCACTTATCAATACAACGATATCCGGGCGCGGACCAGTGCTGCGAACAACGATCCGATGGTGCTTTGGACCGCCGCCGGCGTGACCTATCAGTTGGACGATGTGGCAGGACTGCCTCCGGGAACGTATAGCGCTTATGCTTATGGCGTGCCGATCGCAGGCAAGATCGCTGGACTCACCAGAACTTCCAACCTGGGCCACCGCACGTTCCAGATTGGGACCGCGACACCCGAAAAGAAGATCGCGACCAACTGCACGGATTGCCATGGTGACACGATATTCCACACCACGGGAGCCATCCATCCCGCGGCGTTCGATACCGATCAATGCACCGCCTGCCATGATTACGGTCGTGTCGCCACCGGCGAAATGTTCAAGAATCAAGGCGGCACGTCGCTGAGCGGCTGGAGCGGCTATGGCGCCATGCGCGACAAAACTCACCCGACCGCACCGGATTGGCCGGCGTGCGATACGGCAGAGTGCAACTCTGCGCTACGGCGGAAGGCACGCTAA
- a CDS encoding NAD-dependent epimerase/dehydratase family protein → MKILFLGGTGNISAECAALLHERGHEIFVVSRGKSSVPAPYRAIQADRKDLNTMRAALRGLQPDAVLNFIGYEVAELEIDFELFKDAVRQYLFISSTTVYAKPHRQLPLTEAAPLGNAYWDYAQKKVQCEQWLRERREETRFPVTIVRPSHTYSKRWIPNLVSSSSYSFAARLEQGKPVFVPDDGENPWTLTAASDFAVGLAGLVGKAEAVGEAFHITSDEVLTWNRIYGEIASALGVASPKILKVPTEFVCQTVPRMTGPLQGDKSNPGVFDNSKLKRLVPEFQCRKPFRVGIRESVAWLRAHPEEQNLNPQVDEVFDQVAAAWQRSGKDSGSPRRGS, encoded by the coding sequence ATGAAAATCCTTTTTCTTGGCGGCACGGGCAATATTTCGGCGGAGTGCGCCGCCCTCTTGCATGAACGCGGCCACGAGATTTTCGTCGTCAGCCGGGGGAAAAGTTCGGTCCCCGCGCCGTATCGCGCCATTCAAGCGGATCGGAAAGATTTGAACACGATGCGGGCCGCCTTGCGCGGATTGCAGCCGGACGCGGTGCTCAACTTCATCGGCTATGAAGTGGCCGAGTTGGAGATCGACTTCGAGTTGTTCAAGGACGCGGTCCGGCAGTACCTGTTCATCAGCTCGACCACGGTTTATGCGAAGCCGCACCGGCAGTTGCCTCTGACCGAGGCCGCGCCGTTGGGAAACGCTTACTGGGATTACGCCCAAAAGAAAGTCCAGTGCGAACAATGGCTGCGGGAGCGCCGGGAGGAAACCCGGTTCCCGGTAACGATCGTGCGCCCGTCGCACACCTACTCGAAGCGCTGGATTCCGAACCTTGTCTCCAGTTCGAGCTACTCGTTCGCGGCGCGGCTGGAGCAGGGCAAGCCCGTGTTCGTGCCCGACGACGGCGAGAATCCATGGACCCTCACCGCCGCGAGCGATTTCGCGGTGGGCCTGGCCGGTCTGGTGGGGAAAGCCGAGGCGGTTGGCGAGGCGTTCCACATCACCAGCGACGAAGTGCTGACATGGAATCGAATTTACGGTGAGATCGCCTCCGCGCTGGGCGTCGCATCGCCGAAGATTTTGAAAGTCCCGACGGAGTTTGTTTGCCAGACGGTGCCGCGGATGACCGGCCCGCTCCAGGGCGACAAGTCCAATCCGGGCGTGTTCGACAACTCGAAGCTCAAACGGCTCGTGCCGGAGTTTCAGTGTCGCAAGCCGTTTCGGGTGGGCATTCGCGAATCCGTCGCGTGGCTGCGCGCGCATCCGGAAGAGCAGAACTTGAATCCGCAAGTGGATGAGGTGTTCGACCAGGTGGCCGCGGCGTGGCAGCGATCTGGAAAGGATTCCGGCTCGCCGCGACGGGGCAGTTAG